A section of the Oryza sativa Japonica Group chromosome 1, ASM3414082v1 genome encodes:
- the LOC136355335 gene encoding uncharacterized protein has protein sequence MRKIQGRNKKQLSKHFAKLFKNKHPRLNSAKMCSTERRGPRYLNQQISFEAEDAKGVLFPHQDPLVISAEVAGFEVRRILIDGGSLADVIFAEAYAKMGLPTLALTQAPVSLRSFGGEAVQVLGQVQLVVAFGTGENRREEQILFDVVDIPYNYNAIVSRATMNKFEAISHHNYLKLKMLGPAGVIVVKGLQPSATSMGDLAAINRAVHNVEAELHDHVKHMPKPAPHSKVIKVQVDDADPTRFVSLGGDMGEREVENILKVLKKNIDIFAWGPDEVGAKDEVQKLLKAGVIQEIDHPEWLANSVLVRKSNGKWRMCVDFTNLNKACPKDDFPMPRIDQLVDSTAGCKLMSFLDAYSGYHQIHMNPADIPKTAFITPFGTFSHLRMPFGLRNAGATFARLMYKVLYKQLGRNVEAYVNDIVIKSCKAFDHASDLQETFDNLRAADLGQEEDPYDYYYDDPDSLENA, from the exons ATGCGCAAGATCCAAGGCCGCAACAAGAAGCAGCTGTCGAAGCACTTCGCGAAgctgttcaagaacaagcacCCCCGGCTGAACAGCGCCAAGATGTGCAGCACAga GCGAAGGGGCCCGCGATACTTGAACCAGCAGATCTCTTTCGAGGCAGAAGATGCCAAAGGAGTATTGTTCCCGCATCAAGACCCCTTGGTGATCTCGGCCGAGGTAGCTGGCTTCGAAGTCCGGCGAATCCTAATCGATGGAGGAAGTTTGGCCGATGTCATTTTTGCCgaagcatatgccaagatggggtTGCCAACCCTAGCCCTCACCCAAGCACCGGTCTCGCTTCGTAGTTTTGGCGGAGAAGCAGTTCAAGTCCTAGGCCAAGTACAATTGGTGGTAGCCTTCGGCACAGGTGAAAACAGGCGCGAAGAGCAAATACTGTTCGATGTTGTCGACATCCCATACAACTATAATGCCATCGTCAGCCGTGCGACCatgaacaagttcgaagccatcTCCCACCACAactatctcaagctcaagatgcttgGTCCTGCAGGAGTGATCGTGGTCAAGGGTCTTCAACCTTCGGCTACATCAATGGGCGATTTGGCCGCAATCAATAGAGCAGTGCACAATGTTGAGGCCGAACTGCATGACCATGTGAAGCACATGCCGAAGCCCGCCCCTCACAGCAAGGTGATCAAGGTGCAGGTCGACGATGCCGATCCCACAAGATTTGTATCGCTggggggcgacatgggcgaaAGGGAAGTTGAAAACATCCTGAAGGTGCTCAAgaaaaacattgacatcttcgCCTGGGGCCCTGACGAGGTGGGAG CGAAAGACGAAGTGCAAAAGCTGCTCAAGGCTGGGGTGATCCAGGAGATCGACCACCCAGAGTGGTTGGCGAATTCGGTGCTGGTGCGGAAGTCGaacggcaaatggcgcatgtgtgttgatttcacaaacctcaacaaggcgtgcccgAAAGACGACTTCCCCATGCCGCGGATCGACCAGCTCGTGGATTCGACAGCTGGCTGCAAACTCATGAGCTTTTTGGATGcatactccggctaccaccagatccacatgaatccggccgacatccccaagacagccttcatcacGCCATTCGGCACATTTTCCCACCTTAGGATGCCTTTCGGCCTAAGGAACGCCGGAGCAACCTTTGCTAGGCTGATGTATAAGGTCCTTTACAAGCAGCTGGGGCGAAATGTGGAGGCTTATGTCAATGATATCGTCATAAAAAGCTGCAAAGCTTTCGACCATGCGTCCGACTTACAGGAGACCTTCGACAACTTACGCGCTGCGG ATTTGGGTCAAGAGGAGGACCCCTATGACTATTACTATGATGACCCTGATAGCTTAGAAAATGCCTAG
- the LOC4324541 gene encoding uncharacterized protein has translation MCEGLNLEIRFASVAHPQSNGAAERANGKILEALKKRLEEAVKGKWLDEILSVLWALRTTPTSPTKFSPFMLLYGDEAMTPTELGANSPRVMFSEDEDGRKVSLELLEGVRVEALEHMRKYATSTSATYNKKVRPMELLPGHLVLRKKANPVAVRKL, from the coding sequence ATGTGTGAGGGGCTAaacctggaaatcaggttcgcTTCGGTCGCGCACCCACAGTCGAATGGGGCAGCCGAACGTGCAAATGGCAAGATCCTAGAGGCGCTAAAGAAAAGGCTCGAGGAGGCGGTGAAGGGTAAGTGGCTAGACGAAATACTATCTGTTCTTtgggcccttcggacgacccccacaagTCCAACCAAGTTCAGCCCGTTCATGCTTCTCTATGGTGACGAAGCAATGACCCCAACAGAGCTAGGGGCTAATTCACCAAGAGTGATGTTTTCTGAAGACGAAGATGGGCGCAAGGTGTCACTCGAACTCCTGGAAGGGGTAAGAGTCGAGGCACTAGAACACATGCGCAAGTACGCTACAAGCACctcggcaacttacaacaagAAAGTTCGGCCGATGGAACTATTGCCTGGCCATCTCGTCCTAAGGAAGAAGGCGAACCCAGTGGCGGTCAGAAAGCTCTAA
- the LOC4324542 gene encoding AMSH-like ubiquitin thioesterase 3, which translates to MSMPSSRQAMGEINIEAMARPVSVDHRISIAYYFRIADNLLRQANIYREEKNLVDLYIILLRYSSLLCETIPKHRDYHAFKLREKEFLKKGPHNSDKLLNVVNELETLKPVVLRQIADLNRGVTQEPNSQSGTSAAISQMDHLTQSSCFTQPLVGSPTGLLKMPFSGGKHQVEPTQSGRPDSQLVKSYGNLPYPKEETLSRHSVLGPNGLHGKWTAPVTGIRIQYPSNAELTKSDVSSLVPSILNQDLLYGPSRSQDFPTNKNEDMQSVLSLDDGQLSLPVEEATSVSPGFEEEFSQLNIRQPSPPPVMAQVHPQHRAISTSTVADLGPGIASSSTGRYQNLHVPVTLMECFLRVAEANTANNLETCGILAGTLKKRTFYVTTLIIPKQRSTSDSCQATNEEEIFEVQDKGSLFTLGWIHTHPTQTCFLSSIDLHNHYSYQVMLPEAIAIVMAPTDTTRKHGIFHLTDPGGMGVIHDCQESGFHPHEEPLDGTSIYEHCSHVYMNPNVKFDMVDLREL; encoded by the exons ATGTCCATGCCATCATCTCGCCAAGCTATGGGAGAAATCAACATCGAGGCGATGGCACGCCCAGTCTCCGTCGACCACCGCATCAGCATCGCCTACTATTTCCGCATCGCCGACAACCTCCTCCGCCAG GCCAACATATATAGGGAGGAGAAGAATCTCGTAGACCTTTACATCATCCTTCTGAGATACTCGAG TTTGCTGTGTGAGACTATCCCAAAACATCGTGATTATCATGCATTCAAGCTACGAGAAAAGGAATTCTTGAAGAAAGGCCCACACAATTCTGAT AAACTCTTGAATGTTGTTAATGAGCTTGAGACTCTGAAGCCAGTTGTGCTACGGCAAATTGCTGACCTTAATAGAGGGGTCACACAAGAACCTAATAGTCAAAGTGGAACCTCTGCTGCAATTAGTCAGATGGATCATCTTACCCAAAGTTCATGTTTCACACAG CCATTGGTTGGAAGCCCTACAGGATTATTGAAGATGCCATTCTCTGGAGGGAAGCATCAAGTGGAACCAACACAAAGTGGCAGACCTGATAGTCAGCTTGTCAAATC ATATGGCAATCTGCCTTATCCTAAAGAAGAAACTCTATCCAGAcattcggtactggggcctaaTGGGCTTCATGGCAAATGGACGGCACCTGTTACTGGTATCAGG ATCCAATATCCAAGTAATGCTGAACTAACCAAAAGTGATGTCTCTAG TTTAGTACCATCAATCTTGAACCAAGACCTCTTATATGGTCCTAGTAGATCACAAGATTTTCCAACAAATAAAAATGAGGATATGCAATCTGTTTTGTCCCTAGACGATGGCCAATTGTCTTTACCAGTAGAGGAGGCAACCTCTGTGTCTCCTGGTTTTGAAGAAGAATTTTCCCAGTTGAATATCAGGCAACCTTCTCCCCCACCTGTCATGGCACAAGTACATCCACAGCATAGGGCAATTTCTACATCAACAGTTGCTGATCTGGGGCCAGGAATTGCTAGTTCTAGCACTGGACGCTATCAGAATTTGCATGTG CCGGTGACATTAATGGAGTGTTTTCTGAGGGTTGCTGAGGCAAACACTGCAAATAATCTGGAAACATGTGGTATTCTTGCTGGTACTCTG AAAAAGAGAACTTTTTATGTGACAACACTGATAATTCCTAAGCAGAGATCAACATCTGATTCA TGTCAAGCTACAAATGAAgaagaaatatttgaagttcaGGACAAAGGCTCACTTTTCACTCTTGGTTGGATTCAT ACACATCCAACACAGACCTGCTTCCTATCTTCCATTGATCTTCATAATCACTATTCATACCAG GTCATGCTTCCTGAAGCAATTGCAATAGTTATGGCACCTACTGATACAACAAG AAAGCATGGTATATTTCATCTGACGGATCCAGGTGGTATGGGTGTGATACATGATTGTCAAGAGAGTGGATTTCATCCTCATGAGGAGCCTCTCGACGGTACCTCTATCTATGAGCATTGCTCCCATGTGTACATGAACCCAAACGTGAAATTTGATATGGTGGATCTCCGTGAACTGTGA